In Methylacidiphilum infernorum V4, a single window of DNA contains:
- a CDS encoding dihydrolipoyl dehydrogenase — MATELSVDVAILGAGGGGYPAAFFLDKSGFKVLMVDPIGNLGGNCLAEGCVPSKAVREASLVRATAKKYPFFGLSGMVPQVDWKAILAHKDKVQNTRYALHKEEINRSNILFYKGVGKIVDEKKIEVITDKENFLVFFKFLIIATGSRPHSLPIAGSDLAVNSHDLFKLNATVPFPSKPIIIGGGYIGVEVASMLENLGAKPSILESTELLVGGLDRELSLFLAEKLKTRIHIELGAKVESIEKDRDKFKVVYQKNNQAHTLEGDLVIMATGRECLTPEGIEKLGFPSSKPLPVTSFLQLYDFPHIYAPGDINGKSMLFHSAVLQSIIAAHNIAAGGQPVSRMDWKSVPYTVFTEPEIAGVGLTEEEALHLYGQHVEIVKYDYAVDSRAEILGETEGFIKLLFDGENKRLLGAHIAGVEASQLIAPLALAIREGLDAEALAHVAFPHPMISEGINKAARTFSP; from the coding sequence ATGGCTACCGAATTATCTGTTGATGTCGCCATTCTCGGCGCCGGAGGCGGTGGTTATCCCGCAGCCTTTTTCCTGGATAAGTCAGGTTTTAAGGTTTTGATGGTGGACCCTATCGGGAATTTGGGTGGAAATTGTCTAGCCGAAGGCTGTGTTCCTTCTAAAGCGGTTCGTGAAGCAAGCCTTGTGCGGGCAACGGCCAAAAAATACCCTTTTTTCGGTCTTTCAGGGATGGTTCCCCAAGTCGATTGGAAAGCCATCCTCGCCCACAAAGACAAGGTACAGAACACTCGATATGCTCTACACAAGGAGGAAATCAACCGCTCCAACATCCTATTTTACAAAGGCGTCGGTAAAATCGTCGACGAAAAAAAGATCGAAGTCATTACCGATAAAGAAAACTTCCTTGTCTTCTTTAAATTCTTGATCATTGCCACGGGAAGTCGTCCCCACTCCCTTCCCATTGCCGGATCTGATTTAGCCGTCAATTCCCACGATCTTTTTAAGCTTAATGCTACCGTTCCCTTTCCTTCAAAACCCATCATCATCGGTGGAGGTTATATCGGCGTTGAAGTGGCTTCCATGCTCGAAAATTTAGGAGCTAAACCTTCTATACTCGAATCTACAGAACTTCTTGTAGGAGGCCTCGACAGGGAACTTTCATTATTTTTGGCTGAAAAATTGAAAACAAGGATACACATCGAATTGGGAGCGAAGGTGGAGTCTATCGAAAAGGATAGAGACAAATTCAAAGTAGTGTATCAAAAAAATAACCAAGCCCATACTCTAGAGGGTGATCTCGTCATCATGGCTACCGGAAGGGAATGCCTGACCCCGGAAGGCATCGAAAAACTAGGTTTTCCAAGCTCCAAGCCCCTCCCTGTAACCAGCTTCCTCCAACTTTATGATTTTCCTCATATTTATGCACCTGGGGATATCAACGGAAAAAGTATGCTTTTCCATTCGGCCGTCTTGCAGAGTATCATTGCCGCCCATAATATTGCCGCAGGCGGTCAACCCGTATCCCGCATGGATTGGAAGAGTGTTCCCTACACCGTTTTTACTGAGCCTGAAATTGCCGGGGTAGGATTGACGGAAGAGGAAGCGTTACATCTTTACGGCCAACACGTTGAAATAGTTAAATACGATTATGCCGTTGATTCTCGGGCGGAAATTTTAGGCGAGACGGAAGGATTTATCAAGCTCCTCTTCGACGGCGAAAATAAACGGCTACTTGGAGCCCACATTGCGGGCGTTGAGGCCTCTCAGCTTATAGCTCCCCTCGCCTTGGCAATTCGAGAGGGTCTCGATGCAGAAGCTCTTGCCCATGTAGCCTTTCCACACCCGATGATTTCTGAAGGGATCAACAAGGCGGCGCGCACTTTTTCGCCTTGA
- a CDS encoding P-II family nitrogen regulator, giving the protein MALYKIEAIIKPFKLEEVKEALTEIGIAGLTVTEVKGFGRQKGHTEIYRGSEYTVDFLPKVKVEIVLTEDILPKAVEAIIKSAKTGKIGDGKIFVLPVSEAIRIRTEEKGENAI; this is encoded by the coding sequence ATGGCTCTATACAAAATTGAAGCGATCATAAAACCTTTTAAGCTCGAAGAAGTTAAAGAAGCCCTTACTGAAATTGGCATTGCGGGATTAACCGTCACCGAAGTGAAAGGCTTCGGCCGACAAAAAGGACATACCGAGATTTACCGCGGCAGCGAATATACAGTTGATTTCCTCCCTAAAGTGAAGGTCGAGATAGTTCTTACTGAAGACATTTTACCTAAGGCTGTTGAAGCCATTATTAAGTCGGCAAAAACGGGAAAGATCGGTGATGGCAAAATATTCGTATTGCCCGTCTCGGAAGCTATTCGGATTCGAACCGAAGAAAAAGGTGAAAATGCAATTTAA
- the glnA gene encoding type I glutamate--ammonia ligase has product MAEYYRRCATGEEVISFASEHNVKLVNLKFCDLLGTWQHFTIGIDLLTPESFSEGIGFDGSSIRGWQGIQESDMLVMPDPYTAFIDPFITEPTLSLICSIYDPITLQTYPKDPRSIAIRAEAYLKSTGIADTAYFGPEAEFFILDSVRYDNQANFAYYEVDSIEGIWNSGKEEGQNFGYKIRHKEGYFPVPPADTLQDLRDQMVLTLESMGVKVERQHHEVATAGQAEIDILYNTLLHIGDDMMMYKYVIKNTARKYGKTVTFMPKPIFGDNGSGMHTHQSLWKEGKPLFAGNRYAGLSEMALYYIGGIIKHAPALTAITNPTTNSFKRLVPGFEAPVNLAYSARNRSAAIRIPTYSANPKTKRIEFRTPDPSANPYLACAAMLMAGIDGIQNRIDPGEPMEKNIYELPPEELKNIPKVPDSLGGAIEALEKDHEFLMKGDVFTKETIDTLIALRKKDYDMLRIRPHPLEFYMYFDI; this is encoded by the coding sequence ATGGCTGAATACTATAGAAGATGTGCAACGGGTGAAGAAGTGATTTCTTTTGCCTCAGAGCACAATGTCAAACTCGTAAATTTGAAATTCTGTGATCTCTTGGGAACGTGGCAACACTTTACCATAGGGATCGATCTGTTAACTCCCGAGTCTTTTTCAGAAGGTATAGGCTTCGATGGGTCTTCAATTCGGGGATGGCAAGGAATTCAGGAATCAGACATGCTTGTCATGCCCGATCCTTATACCGCCTTTATCGATCCTTTTATTACCGAACCCACTTTAAGCCTTATCTGTTCTATATATGATCCCATTACCCTTCAAACTTATCCCAAAGATCCGCGAAGCATTGCTATAAGGGCTGAAGCTTATCTGAAAAGTACGGGAATTGCCGATACCGCGTATTTTGGACCTGAAGCCGAGTTTTTCATTCTAGATAGTGTTCGGTATGATAACCAGGCGAACTTCGCCTACTACGAGGTCGATTCTATTGAAGGGATATGGAATAGTGGAAAAGAAGAAGGTCAAAACTTTGGTTACAAAATACGGCATAAAGAAGGATATTTTCCTGTTCCCCCAGCCGATACCTTACAAGATTTAAGAGATCAAATGGTATTAACTCTTGAATCCATGGGAGTTAAAGTGGAAAGACAGCATCACGAAGTGGCCACTGCCGGTCAAGCCGAAATCGATATCCTGTACAACACCCTTCTGCATATTGGCGATGACATGATGATGTACAAGTATGTGATCAAAAACACGGCAAGGAAATACGGTAAAACGGTAACATTTATGCCCAAGCCCATCTTTGGAGATAATGGCTCGGGAATGCATACCCACCAGTCGCTTTGGAAGGAGGGCAAGCCTCTTTTTGCCGGGAATCGGTATGCGGGATTAAGTGAAATGGCTCTTTATTACATTGGGGGAATTATCAAGCATGCCCCTGCCCTCACCGCCATTACCAATCCTACAACCAACAGCTTTAAACGGCTTGTGCCTGGATTTGAAGCCCCTGTCAATCTTGCTTATTCTGCAAGGAACAGAAGTGCGGCCATCCGTATTCCAACCTATTCGGCCAATCCTAAGACAAAAAGAATAGAGTTCCGTACTCCTGACCCATCTGCCAATCCTTATCTAGCTTGTGCGGCAATGTTGATGGCGGGTATCGATGGTATTCAAAACAGGATAGATCCCGGAGAGCCTATGGAGAAAAATATTTATGAGCTCCCTCCCGAGGAGTTAAAAAATATTCCCAAGGTTCCCGATTCGCTCGGAGGGGCCATAGAAGCCTTGGAAAAAGACCATGAGTTTCTTATGAAAGGCGATGTCTTTACCAAGGAAACTATTGATACCTTGATTGCTCTCCGGAAAAAGGATTATGACATGCTGAGAATTAGGCCCCATCCCCTTGAATTTTATATGTACTTTGATATTTAA
- a CDS encoding glycosyltransferase: MGIRICDITQFYAPSGGGVKRYIDEKQEYIRQKGEDEHFLIIPGKKTCSFHDPPIHTFSIRSPFINQFSQHRILLNLSEAIDLLVDLKADIIEAGDPYQSAWLSLWVAKKLKVPVVGYYHSHFPDAYVRTYFGWKNSLLEKAFYSLSRWYAEEIYSQFDFTFVPTLSLLKLLRKWGVKNGVHVSLGVDVETFTPGPPNNQLCRLKLGIPEDAFLLLYVGRLAREKNIGLLIETFLYLQNYSSKKDYWLLIIGDGPLRKDVLKLKKDISRISWIPQIDSKRELADFYRSADLFIHPGIVETFGLVTIESLACGCPVIGFKGTHMESLVEEGFAEYWADRKDCYSLAKAVDKVRSLDLRKIGVNLALKTRQKYSWKKTFEQLWCYYYEAISRPFIHKVKNRIVSF, translated from the coding sequence ATGGGAATAAGAATTTGCGATATAACTCAGTTTTACGCTCCTAGTGGAGGAGGAGTCAAAAGATACATAGATGAAAAGCAGGAGTATATTCGGCAAAAAGGAGAAGATGAACATTTCCTGATTATCCCCGGTAAAAAAACCTGCTCCTTCCACGATCCCCCCATTCATACTTTTAGCATTCGTTCTCCTTTTATAAACCAGTTTTCCCAACATCGAATATTGTTAAATCTATCCGAAGCGATTGATCTCTTGGTGGATTTAAAAGCTGACATCATAGAAGCGGGTGATCCCTATCAATCCGCTTGGCTATCTCTATGGGTTGCAAAAAAATTAAAAGTTCCCGTAGTGGGATATTACCACTCTCATTTTCCAGATGCGTATGTGCGTACCTATTTTGGATGGAAAAATTCTTTGCTGGAGAAAGCTTTTTATTCCCTCTCCCGGTGGTATGCCGAAGAAATTTATAGCCAGTTCGATTTTACTTTTGTTCCCACCCTCTCTCTCTTGAAGTTACTGAGAAAATGGGGAGTCAAAAATGGAGTGCATGTATCCCTGGGTGTTGACGTAGAAACTTTTACTCCTGGGCCACCCAACAATCAACTCTGCCGTCTTAAATTAGGAATTCCTGAAGATGCTTTTTTGCTCTTATACGTAGGCAGGTTGGCCAGGGAGAAAAATATAGGGCTTCTTATTGAAACCTTCCTTTACCTTCAGAATTATTCCTCTAAAAAAGATTATTGGTTGTTGATCATTGGGGATGGACCTCTCAGAAAAGATGTCCTTAAACTGAAAAAAGACATTTCACGGATTTCCTGGATTCCACAAATCGATTCCAAAAGGGAGTTAGCTGATTTCTACAGGTCTGCAGATCTCTTCATCCATCCTGGAATAGTTGAAACCTTCGGACTAGTGACCATCGAGAGCCTAGCATGCGGTTGTCCCGTTATCGGCTTTAAGGGGACACATATGGAATCTCTAGTCGAAGAAGGATTTGCGGAATATTGGGCAGATAGAAAAGATTGCTATTCTTTGGCTAAGGCTGTAGATAAAGTGAGGTCGCTCGATTTGAGAAAAATAGGAGTCAATCTCGCGTTAAAAACCCGTCAAAAATATAGCTGGAAAAAAACCTTTGAACAGCTTTGGTGCTACTACTATGAAGCCATATCTCGGCCTTTCATTCATAAAGTGAAAAATAGAATAGTTTCCTTTTGA
- a CDS encoding phosphatase PAP2 family protein — MKNEFVFLYEFSKSLLFGVWGDFKEGIKSSRMTLPLIWLLSVGLAFQFDMPFYSFFLIKEGDFFHFLAEKISYWGDFPQGTVPLSIGIYLLGLLFKKERIKEAAIGCFLSAFIAGCLVDLGRDVLGRPRPSADVKEAFKQLGYIPTPIVSFHRIHPGGSFVDGFYGIHWTAMFHGFPSGHAATSMATASSFLRSLPLLGYLLLFCAVFVCWSRMALGRHYFSDIIAGGLLGFFAGLMFSRFQNRNTSTALQKSKQEVKK; from the coding sequence ATGAAGAATGAGTTTGTGTTTCTTTACGAATTTTCAAAAAGCCTGCTCTTCGGTGTTTGGGGTGATTTCAAAGAGGGAATCAAGTCTTCAAGAATGACTTTACCCTTAATTTGGCTATTGAGTGTAGGCTTGGCATTTCAATTTGACATGCCTTTTTACAGTTTTTTTTTAATAAAAGAAGGAGATTTTTTTCATTTTTTAGCTGAAAAAATAAGCTACTGGGGGGATTTTCCTCAAGGGACCGTCCCTTTATCTATTGGAATTTATCTGCTTGGATTGTTATTTAAAAAAGAGAGAATAAAAGAAGCGGCTATAGGATGTTTTCTTTCTGCCTTCATTGCCGGTTGTCTAGTGGATTTAGGGCGGGACGTTCTTGGCCGACCTCGTCCTTCAGCCGATGTTAAGGAAGCCTTCAAACAATTAGGTTATATCCCCACGCCCATTGTCAGCTTTCATAGAATACATCCAGGAGGTTCATTTGTAGATGGGTTTTATGGAATACACTGGACGGCCATGTTTCATGGTTTTCCTTCTGGTCATGCGGCTACTTCTATGGCTACAGCCTCAAGTTTTTTGCGTTCCTTGCCCCTCCTGGGCTATCTATTACTTTTCTGTGCTGTTTTTGTTTGTTGGTCTAGAATGGCGCTAGGTAGACACTATTTTTCAGATATTATAGCTGGAGGATTACTGGGTTTTTTTGCAGGTCTTATGTTTAGTCGGTTCCAAAATCGGAATACTTCCACCGCCCTTCAAAAATCGAAACAAGAGGTAAAAAAATAA
- a CDS encoding cysteine desulfurase family protein: MHKMAEVGSTIYLDHQSAAPVFPEALEILKQHSIEPFSPSSLHQRGIYSKKVLQSALECISAFLGCEETEIVFTGGSWEAIVLGIEGFWRRNASKGKHILTTPIEQKPILLLFEKLKNEGATVSYIPVDKEGFVDPKAIEELSTSQTILCCVQWVNPEIGSIQNVQEVAHLCFNKGIAFFCDGSYAAGWVPIDLKQLPISLLVVNPNQFNGPKGVGILCVKKGFEIEPIIPGLNRDFGFWGGSENLPAVLATAKAAEITSQLFKEKIEKVSYLQKLLWNDLLTHIPLIALNGPQPGFSRSIQNLNVSPEFIGGESQVLSCDLKGIMISSGPSCIQKNLRVSHVFKAVGLGYHRAVSSVRISLGITTTKEEIEKFAKIYREVVAKLREMSIGWKKYLSDQGKNEE; this comes from the coding sequence ATGCACAAAATGGCTGAAGTCGGCAGCACCATTTACTTGGATCATCAATCCGCTGCTCCTGTTTTTCCGGAAGCCTTGGAAATATTGAAGCAACATTCAATAGAGCCCTTCTCTCCAAGCAGTCTTCACCAGAGAGGAATTTATTCCAAAAAAGTTTTGCAATCTGCCTTGGAATGTATCTCCGCTTTCCTAGGTTGTGAAGAAACGGAGATAGTATTTACAGGGGGAAGTTGGGAAGCTATCGTGCTTGGCATAGAAGGTTTTTGGAGAAGAAATGCATCGAAAGGCAAGCATATTTTGACAACTCCCATAGAGCAAAAACCTATCTTACTTCTTTTTGAGAAGCTTAAAAACGAAGGAGCTACCGTCAGTTATATTCCCGTAGATAAAGAGGGATTTGTTGACCCCAAGGCCATCGAGGAACTGTCTACTTCTCAAACTATCCTGTGTTGCGTTCAGTGGGTTAACCCCGAAATTGGTTCCATACAAAACGTTCAAGAAGTGGCTCATCTCTGTTTTAACAAAGGAATAGCTTTTTTTTGTGACGGTTCGTATGCCGCAGGTTGGGTTCCTATAGATTTAAAACAACTTCCTATTTCCCTTCTCGTCGTCAATCCCAATCAATTTAACGGACCGAAAGGGGTGGGTATCCTTTGTGTTAAAAAAGGTTTCGAAATAGAGCCAATCATCCCGGGCTTAAACAGGGATTTTGGTTTTTGGGGAGGTTCAGAAAATTTACCCGCTGTTCTCGCTACGGCAAAAGCTGCAGAAATTACTTCTCAACTATTTAAAGAAAAAATAGAAAAAGTCAGTTATCTCCAAAAATTACTCTGGAACGACCTTTTAACCCACATCCCTTTAATTGCCCTCAATGGACCTCAACCAGGCTTTAGCCGGTCTATACAGAACTTGAATGTAAGTCCGGAATTCATAGGTGGAGAATCCCAAGTTCTAAGCTGTGATCTTAAAGGGATTATGATTTCCAGTGGACCGAGTTGTATCCAGAAAAATTTAAGAGTCTCCCATGTTTTTAAAGCCGTGGGACTGGGATACCACAGAGCCGTATCCAGTGTGAGGATAAGCTTGGGAATAACAACTACAAAAGAGGAGATCGAAAAGTTTGCAAAAATTTATAGAGAAGTTGTCGCCAAACTCAGAGAGATGTCGATCGGATGGAAAAAATATCTTTCGGATCAAGGTAAAAATGAAGAATGA
- a CDS encoding histidine triad nucleotide-binding protein, with protein sequence MASLFSQIISRKVPAEIIYEDEHCVVFHDIHPVARVHVLIVPRKEIPRLGEAGPTDITLLGHLLLVANKVARELSIFNSGYRIIINNGPDAGESIPHLHLHLLGGEPLGWGHGGMRDK encoded by the coding sequence ATGGCTTCTTTATTTAGTCAGATTATTTCTCGAAAAGTTCCCGCCGAGATTATCTACGAAGATGAACATTGTGTTGTTTTTCACGACATCCATCCCGTTGCCAGGGTACATGTTTTAATTGTGCCTAGGAAGGAAATCCCACGACTCGGAGAAGCCGGTCCTACCGATATCACTCTCTTAGGACACTTGCTTTTAGTCGCAAATAAGGTTGCCCGTGAGCTTTCCATATTTAATTCAGGTTATCGGATCATCATTAATAACGGTCCAGATGCCGGAGAAAGCATACCTCATCTCCATTTGCATCTGCTAGGGGGTGAGCCATTGGGATGGGGTCATGGAGGCATGAGGGATAAATGA
- the nrdR gene encoding transcriptional regulator NrdR codes for MKCIKCGNMEDKVIDSRPIKEGKSIRRRRECLRCGYRFTTYEEVQEIELFVKKRNGSIEQFDRNKLMIGIQKALEKRPITQSQIEDFVDQIIEECSAEKSPIIPSFVIGTKVMNKLKTIDEVAFIRFASVYCKFHDAKDFMNVISELKMNEGPSKSVPMLLQASSK; via the coding sequence ATGAAATGCATCAAATGTGGAAATATGGAGGATAAGGTTATCGACTCCAGGCCCATAAAAGAAGGAAAGTCCATTCGCCGACGGAGGGAGTGTTTGCGATGTGGTTATCGCTTTACCACTTATGAAGAAGTTCAAGAAATTGAACTTTTTGTTAAAAAAAGAAATGGTTCGATCGAACAATTTGATAGAAATAAATTAATGATCGGTATACAAAAGGCTTTAGAAAAAAGGCCCATTACCCAATCCCAGATTGAAGATTTTGTTGATCAAATTATCGAAGAATGCAGCGCAGAAAAATCGCCCATTATTCCTTCTTTTGTCATCGGGACAAAAGTGATGAATAAATTGAAAACTATAGATGAAGTGGCTTTTATTCGCTTTGCCTCCGTATACTGCAAATTTCATGATGCCAAGGATTTTATGAATGTAATATCGGAGCTTAAAATGAATGAAGGTCCTTCGAAATCAGTTCCCATGCTTCTTCAAGCCTCTTCAAAGTAG
- a CDS encoding YceD family protein: MKILTSMLAEETLVIDNDISSSILDLKEPHLKESSSIRIHLTAYKDDQTVYVYGTLKTSILIQCGRCCNWFEYPIEVPHFKFQLTPPLPVEIDLTERIREDILLALPMIGFCGPNVANGCFGKDLFNEQNKEKSIHGEGIWKVLEKIKKR, translated from the coding sequence ATGAAAATCCTCACATCCATGCTTGCAGAGGAAACATTGGTCATCGATAATGATATCTCCTCTTCAATTCTTGATTTAAAAGAACCCCATCTCAAGGAGTCTTCGTCGATCCGGATCCATCTCACCGCCTACAAAGATGATCAAACCGTCTACGTTTATGGAACTTTAAAAACTTCCATTCTCATTCAATGTGGCAGGTGCTGTAATTGGTTTGAATATCCCATTGAAGTTCCTCATTTTAAGTTTCAGCTTACTCCTCCCTTACCTGTGGAGATCGATTTGACGGAAAGAATCAGAGAAGATATACTGCTTGCCTTACCCATGATTGGGTTTTGCGGTCCAAACGTAGCTAATGGTTGCTTTGGTAAAGATCTTTTCAATGAACAAAACAAAGAAAAATCCATTCATGGAGAAGGTATATGGAAAGTGCTTGAAAAAATTAAAAAAAGATAG
- the rpmF gene encoding 50S ribosomal protein L32, with protein sequence MGVPKRITSKSRKRSRKSANRWVPPALSKNKKTGNWVKSHHVDPTTGMYKGKQVLTLKSGEER encoded by the coding sequence ATGGGTGTACCCAAAAGAATTACTTCAAAATCTAGAAAAAGATCAAGAAAATCGGCTAACCGGTGGGTGCCACCTGCTCTTTCAAAAAATAAAAAAACGGGCAACTGGGTAAAGTCCCACCATGTGGACCCTACAACGGGAATGTATAAGGGCAAGCAAGTTTTAACCTTGAAGTCGGGTGAAGAACGCTAA
- the plsX gene encoding phosphate acyltransferase PlsX yields the protein MKIALDAMGGDFAPEAPIMGAIHALRVFSDIQLILVGTEPTIKEIFYKKGGNAVEQRVEFLHASQVISMEDPAIESVRHKKDSSISKCVELVKNGKADAVVSAGNTGAVVAAATIFLRTLPGISRAGIASVIPTEKNPFILIDSGAIIDSTPENLLDFGIMGSIYSKKILGVAHPRVGLLSIGTENIKGNELTRGAFKLLSKTHLNFVGNIEGRDLFENPVDVVVCDGFVGNVVLKTSESVATAIVRWLKREFSKNPVRILGALLAKGAFESVRKKTNYEEYGGALLLGIRGTCIIAHGSSTPKAICNAIRVAREALIQNVNHIIIEEIKTHHELIECQKSSSLPVA from the coding sequence ATGAAGATTGCTCTTGATGCCATGGGCGGAGATTTCGCTCCCGAAGCTCCTATAATGGGAGCGATTCATGCTCTAAGGGTATTTTCAGATATACAACTTATTCTTGTCGGGACTGAACCGACGATAAAAGAAATATTCTATAAAAAAGGCGGAAATGCCGTTGAGCAGCGTGTAGAATTTCTTCATGCCTCTCAAGTTATCAGCATGGAAGATCCTGCTATTGAAAGTGTAAGACATAAAAAGGATTCTTCCATCAGTAAGTGTGTAGAACTGGTTAAAAACGGCAAAGCTGACGCCGTTGTTTCAGCTGGGAACACGGGGGCTGTTGTTGCTGCAGCGACCATATTTTTAAGAACTTTACCGGGTATATCAAGGGCGGGTATTGCCAGCGTAATCCCTACGGAAAAGAACCCTTTTATATTGATCGACTCGGGAGCTATCATCGACTCTACGCCTGAAAACCTTCTGGATTTTGGTATAATGGGAAGCATTTATTCGAAAAAGATTCTCGGGGTGGCTCATCCTCGGGTTGGGTTATTAAGCATAGGCACTGAAAATATCAAGGGGAATGAGTTAACAAGGGGAGCTTTCAAGCTTTTATCAAAAACCCATTTAAATTTCGTGGGGAATATCGAAGGTCGAGATCTTTTTGAAAATCCTGTCGATGTCGTTGTCTGTGATGGGTTTGTAGGCAATGTGGTCTTGAAAACCTCTGAAAGTGTTGCTACAGCCATTGTCCGCTGGTTAAAAAGAGAGTTTAGCAAAAATCCCGTCCGCATATTGGGCGCACTTTTAGCCAAAGGGGCTTTCGAGTCTGTAAGGAAAAAAACCAATTATGAAGAATATGGAGGAGCACTTCTTTTAGGGATTAGAGGAACTTGTATAATCGCCCATGGTTCTTCCACTCCTAAAGCGATCTGCAATGCTATAAGAGTAGCCAGAGAAGCGCTTATTCAAAATGTTAATCATATCATTATCGAAGAGATAAAAACCCATCATGAACTTATCGAATGCCAAAAATCCTCCTCTTTACCGGTTGCCTGA
- a CDS encoding beta-ketoacyl-ACP synthase III, translating into MNLSNAKNPPLYRLPEVVIQGSGIYLPSKVLTNHDLEKMVNTTDEWITERTGIKERRIAGEKETPSEMGAMAAMMALQNAGLTAEDLDMIIVATTTPDTIFPSTACYIQHKIGARTIPSFDIQAACSGFIYGFILASHFIACRSARHILLIGAEKLSAIVNWEDRNTCVLFGDGAGALIISPGENSPDQLSFDIGADGSQWQILYIPAGGSKLPLTAQNINHKLHFLHMVGKKVFKLAIDSMEQSLTRCIEKAGISAEHIACIIPHQANLRIIEALSERLGIPGEKFFVNMEKYGNTSSACIPIAFHEAVASQRIKEGDIVLFVSFGAGITWGSVLFRYKAKA; encoded by the coding sequence ATGAACTTATCGAATGCCAAAAATCCTCCTCTTTACCGGTTGCCTGAAGTGGTGATCCAAGGTAGTGGAATCTATTTACCTTCCAAGGTATTAACCAATCATGACCTGGAAAAAATGGTCAACACTACCGATGAATGGATCACTGAAAGGACAGGCATTAAAGAAAGGAGAATTGCCGGAGAAAAAGAAACCCCATCAGAAATGGGAGCCATGGCTGCTATGATGGCCCTACAAAATGCAGGATTAACAGCTGAAGATCTAGACATGATCATAGTGGCGACCACTACTCCAGACACCATTTTTCCTTCCACCGCTTGCTACATTCAGCATAAGATCGGCGCACGGACAATACCCTCTTTTGACATCCAAGCGGCCTGTTCTGGTTTTATTTATGGTTTTATTTTGGCCTCACATTTCATTGCATGCCGAAGCGCTAGGCACATCCTACTCATCGGGGCCGAAAAGCTTTCAGCAATCGTTAACTGGGAAGACAGAAACACCTGTGTTTTATTTGGAGATGGAGCGGGTGCTCTTATTATTTCTCCTGGAGAAAATAGCCCTGATCAGCTTTCTTTTGATATAGGAGCGGATGGCTCCCAGTGGCAAATCCTCTATATTCCTGCTGGAGGCTCCAAGCTACCTCTCACCGCTCAAAACATCAATCACAAGCTGCATTTTCTTCACATGGTCGGCAAAAAGGTCTTTAAATTGGCGATCGATTCCATGGAACAATCTTTAACAAGATGCATAGAAAAAGCGGGCATCTCAGCTGAACATATAGCTTGCATTATTCCCCATCAAGCTAACTTAAGGATTATAGAAGCCTTGTCTGAGCGGCTTGGAATACCCGGTGAAAAGTTTTTTGTCAATATGGAAAAATACGGTAATACCTCTTCAGCCTGTATTCCTATAGCTTTTCATGAAGCCGTAGCTTCTCAAAGAATTAAGGAGGGGGATATCGTTCTTTTTGTTTCTTTCGGTGCGGGGATAACCTGGGGAAGTGTTTTATTTAGATATAAAGCCAAGGCTTAA